In Rattus norvegicus strain BN/NHsdMcwi chromosome 1, GRCr8, whole genome shotgun sequence, a genomic segment contains:
- the Pprc1 gene encoding peroxisome proliferator-activated receptor gamma coactivator-related protein 1 isoform X15 translates to MAARRGRRDRVAPPPTGGPGPDPGGGVRGGGWASRSQAPHGTVGSVSPAEQVHEEGDDSSFVSLSRLGPSLREKDLEMEELILQDETLLETMQNYMDASLISLIEDFGESRLSLEDQNEMSLLTALTEILDNADSENLSPFDTIPDSELLVSPRESSSLHKLLNLSRTPPERDRIPAMDPLGPSAGSSRVEMSLADSPWDFSPPPFLETSSPKLPSWRSSRPRPRWSQSPPPQQRSDGEEEEEVAGFSGQMLDGELDNSVNTLDFPMHLACPEEEDKSGAANVAVSAPGDESISSLSELVRAMHPYCLPNLTQLASLDAELQEQADDLTLPEGCVVLEIVGQAATAGDDLEIPVVVRQIPSGSQSVLLDGSVGTDPALQLLMPAMEPGTEDGVPKVAPCPDQELPLSSACLLEPRDIMESLAPKEPRNLPANASEGSQRVPRKGRKKKKKEQPTACLEGCTRRLRSSSRGQSTVATEVNSQAGNLQKQPQEELQRETAAPQSRGKPRAWARAWAAALEKTGSEDPEDQNAGQDSPAEEDVLELRPKLVETSQADPTLSLNDSARADSIPVNSVEGDSTAVDTAVPVDQASSCTELVGSLSGGPILSSPVLDDRTGVEPAVAIPTSNHLSPADAILANPGTADPAPNGLAPGDPVLVKCRPTDPRRAAAAATAAQGPRPSLEPSDHPKVITPEVKDAGGPLKVEGSTSATTQEARPRPLSLSEYRQRRRQRQIEAEDRNSQPPAGKWPSLPETPKGLADIPCLVPSAPTKKTAPQRSPIAVPETCSVSVGSNPVSPTPEPSASKLMVSTHSEQVSSHEMPLPVRLPPPTLQSMAPAGPTPSTVPTPLPFPPSLPPLLPLPASGPGVPSLPPPPLQPPGLPVSMRQMPPDPYTQYAPVPPWPCYPSVSPSGYSCLPPPPAMPIVSGTPGTYAVPPTCNVPWVPPPAPVSPYSSSSAYGSLGWGPGLQQPPFWSTVSPPPLSSASTGRAVPPPSVEPSNSSAGPPEDTLPVPVTPSLSSRPASPIAPPAEPTKLEAQPVPVSPQPKHKVSPVVQSPQIKVLPTLSAEGVAIGESESERLKPETQENRPREKPISTATKAVLLPKQSTVAKLPAVHPARLRRLSFLPTPRAQGSEDVVQAFISEIGIEASDLSSLLEQFEKSEAKKECPLPAPADSVAVGNSGSSCSSSGRSRRCSSSSSSSSSSSSSSSSRSRSPSVSPCRRSDRRRRYSSYRSNDHYQRQRVLQKERAIEERRVVFIGKIPGRMTRSELKQRFSVFGEIEECTIHFRVQGDNYGFVTYRYAEEAFAAIESGHKLRQADEQPFDLCFGGRRQFCKRSYSDLDSNREDFDPAPVKSKFDSLDFDTLLKQAQKNLRR, encoded by the exons ATGGCGGCGCGCCGGGGACGGAGAGACCGAGTCGCGCCGCCTCCGACTGGGGGCCCGGGTCCTGACCCTGGCGGTGGAGTGCGCGGCGGCGGTTGGGCGAGTCGAAGTCAAGCGCCGCATGGGACCGTGGGCTCCGTGAGCCCGGCGGAGCAG GTCCATGAGGAAGGAGATGACTCTAGCTTTGTCAGTCTTTCTCGACTGGGCCCATCTCTAAGGGAGAAAGACCTGGAAATGGAGGAACTGATACTGCAGGATGAGACACTACTAGAGACCATGCAGAACTACATGGACGCCTCCCTTATATCCCTCATTGAGGATTTTGGAGAG AGCAGGCTATCTTTGGAGGACCAGAATGAGATGTCGCTGCTCACAGCTCTGACGGAGATCTTGGACAATGCAGATTCTGAGAACCTGTCCCCGTTTGATACCATTCCTGATTCAGAGCTGCTCGTGTCTCCTCGGGAGAGCTCCTCT cTGCACAAGCTGCTCAATCTCTCTCGGACACCTCCAGAACGTGACCGCATCCCCGCAATGGACCCTTTGGGGCCCAGCGCAGGAAGTAGTCGG GTTGAGATGTCCCTTGCAGATTCTCCGTGGGACTTCTCTCCACCTCCTTTCTTGGAAACTTCTTCCCCTAAGCTGCCTAGCTGGAGATCCTCAAGACCAAGACCTCGATGGAGTCAGTCTCCTCCTCCCCAGCAGCGCAgtgatggagaggaggaggaagaggttgcCGGCTTCAGTGGTCAGATGCTTGATGGCGAACTTGACAACTCGGTGAATACCTTGGATTTCCCCATGCACCTGGCATGCCCTGAGGAAGAAGACAAGTCAGGGGCAGCAAATGTGGCAGTGTCAGCACCTGGTGACGAGAGCATCTCCTCCTTGAGTGAGCTGGTACGGGCCATGCACCCCTACTGCTTACCCAACCTCACCCAGTTGGCATCACTTGACGCTGAGCTTCAGGAGCAGGCTGATGATCTGACACTGCCTGAGGGttgtgtggtgctggagattgTGGGCCAGGCAGCCACAGCTGGTGATGACCTGGAGATCCCAGTGGTCGTGCGGCAGATTCCTTCAGGATCCCAGTCTGTGCTCCTAGATGGGTCTGTAGGGACTGATCCTGCCTTGCAGCTACTCATGCCCGCCATGGAGCCTGGAACAGAAGATGGTGTGCCTAAAGTCGCTCCTTGCCCTGATCAAGAATTACCACTGAGCTCTGCCTGCTTATTGGAGCCCAGGGACATCATGGAGTCATTGGCCCCCAAGGAGCCTCGGAACCTACCTGCCAATGCAAGTGAGGGTTCTCAGAGAGTTCCCAGAAAGggtaggaagaagaagaagaaggagcagCCAACAGCCTGTTTGGAAGGCTGTACCAGGAGGCTGAGGTCATCTTCTCGTGGACAGTCTACTGTGGCTACAGAGGTGAACTCTCAGGCAGGCAACTTACAGAAACAGCCTCAGGAAGAGCTTCAGAGAGAGACTGCGGCCCCTCAGAGCAGAGGGAAGCCACGGGCTTGGGCTCGGGCCTGGGCAGCTGCCTTGGAGAAAACTGGGTCTGAAGACCCAGAGGACCAGAATGCAGGACAGGATAGTCCTGCTGAGGAAGATGTTCTAGAACTCCGTCCTAAGCTGGTGGAGACTAGCCAAGCCGACCCCACGCTCTCACTAAACGACTCTGCTCGAGCTGACTCCATCCCAGTTAACTCTGTTGAAGGTGACTCCACTGCAGTGGACACTGCTGTACCTGTTGACCAGGCTTCATCTTGTACAGAGCTGGTTGGTTCTCTCTCAGGAGGCCCAATTCTGAGTAGCCCAGTCCTAGATGACAGGACAGGAGTTGAACCTGCAGTGGCTATTCCCACTTCAAATCACTTGTCTCCAGCTGATGCTATCCTAGCTAACCCAGGGACAGCTGACCCTGCTCCAAATGGCCTGGCTCCAGGAGATCCTGTGCTAGTTAAGTGCAGACCAACTGATCCTAGACGTGcagctgctgctgccactgctgctcaGGGGCCTCGTCCTTCCCTAGAGCCCTCAGACCATCCTAAGGTCATCACCCCTGAAGTCAAGGATGCTGGAGGTCCTCTGAAGGTGGAAGGTAGTACCAGTGCTACAACCCAGGAAGCCAGACCTCGGCCCCTCAGCCTATCTGAGTACCGTCAACGACGGCGGCAACGGCAAATAGAAGCAGAAGACAGGAATTCTCAGCCCCCAGCTGGAAAGTGGCCAAGTCTCCCAGAGACGCCCAAAGGGCTGGCAGATATCCCTTGTCTTGTTCCATCAGCCCCAACCAAGAAGACAGCCCCACAGAGAAGCCCTATAGCTGTACCAGAGACTTGTTCTGTATCTGTGGGTTCTAACCCTGTTTCCCCTACTCCTGAGCCATCTGCAAGCAAACTTATGGTTTCAACTCACTCTGAACAGGTGTCATCTCATGAGATGCCACTTCCAGTTAGACTTCCCCCTCCTACATTGCAGTCTATGGCTCCTGCTGGGCCCACCCCTTCTACAGTGCCCACGCCATTGCCTTTCCCTCCGAGCttacctcctctgcttcctcttcctgcaAGTGGTCCTGGTGTCCCCAGCCTGCCCCCACCTCCTTTGCAACCTCCTGGACTTCCAGTATCAATGAGACAAATGCCACCTGACCCCTATACTCAGTATGCCCCTGTGCCGCCCTGGCCTTGTTACCCCTCTGTATCTCCTTCTGGCTATTCTTGTCTGCCCCCACCACCAGCGATGCCCATAGTGTCGGGTACCCCTGGTACCTATGCTGTACCCCCAACTTGCAATGTGCCTTGGGTACCCCCTCCTGCACCAGTCTCACCTTATAGCTCCAGCTCTGCCTATGGGTCCCTTGGGTGGGGCCCAGGGTTGCAACAGCCTCCCTTTTGGTCTACTGTTTCTCCACCTCCATTGTCTTCAGCCTCTACTGGTAGAGCTGTTCCCCCACCCAGTGTGGAACCCAGTAACAGTTCAGCTGGTCCTCCGGAAGATACACTTCCTGTGCCAGTGACCCCTTCCCTGAGCTCTCGGCCAGCCAGCCCCATAGCTCCACCAGCAGAACCTACGAAGCTGGAGGCTCAGCCAGTGCCTGTCTCTCCCCAACCGAAACACAAAGTGTCCCCTGTGGTACAGAGTCCCCAGATCAAGGTTCTACCAACTCTGTCTGCTGAGGGCGTGGCTATTGGGGAATCTGAATCAGAGAGGCTAAAGCCGGAGACCCAGGAGAACAGACCAAGGGAGAAGCCTATCTCTACGGCTACGAAGGCTGTTCTGTTACCAAAGCAGAGCACTGTCGCAAAACTGCCTGCCGTCCATCCAGCCCGGCTAAGGAGGCTGTCCTTCCTGCCCACCCCACGTGCTCAGGGTTCTGAGGATGTGGTGCAGGCATTCATCAGTGAGATTG GGATTGAAGCATCAGACCTGTCCAGTCTGTTGGAGCAGTTTGAGAAATCAGAAG CCAAAAAGGAGTGTCCTCTCCCGGCTCCTGCTGACAGCGTGGCTGTAGGAAACTCAGG GTCCAGCTGCAGTTCCTCTGGACGGTCCAGAAgatgttcctcctcttcctcttcttcctcctcctcatcttcatcaTCCAGTTCCAGAAGCCGGTCTCCCTCTGTGTCCCCTTGCAGGAGAAGTGACCGGAGGCGGCG GTACAGCTCTTACCGTTCAAATGACCATTACCAAAGGCAGAGAGTACTGCAGAAGGAGCGTGCAATA GAAGAGAGAAGGGTGGTCTTCATTGGGAAAATACCTGGCCGCATGACTCGGTCGGAGCTGAAGCAGAGGTTCTCTGTTTTTGGAGAGATTGAGGAGTGTACCATTCATTTTCGTGTCCAAGG TGACAACTATGGTTTCGTCACTTACCGGTATGCTGAAGAGGCATTTGCAGCCATTGAGAGTGGCCACAAGTTGCGGCAGGCAGACGAGCAGCCCTTTGATCTCTGCTTTGGGGGCCGAAGGCAGTTCTGCAAGAGGAGTTACTCTGATCTTG ACTCCAATCGGGAAGACTTTGATCCTGCTCCTGTCAAGAGCAAATTCGATTCTCTTGACTTTGATACTTTGTTGAAACAGGCCCAGAAGAACCTAAGGAGGTAA
- the Pprc1 gene encoding peroxisome proliferator-activated receptor gamma coactivator-related protein 1 isoform X14 codes for MAARRGRRDRVAPPPTGGPGPDPGGGVRGGGWASRSQAPHGTVGSVSPAEQVHEEGDDSSFVSLSRLGPSLREKDLEMEELILQDETLLETMQNYMDASLISLIEDFGESRLSLEDQNEMSLLTALTEILDNADSENLSPFDTIPDSELLVSPRESSSLHKLLNLSRTPPERDRIPAMDPLGPSAGSSRVSGVEMSLADSPWDFSPPPFLETSSPKLPSWRSSRPRPRWSQSPPPQQRSDGEEEEEVAGFSGQMLDGELDNSVNTLDFPMHLACPEEEDKSGAANVAVSAPGDESISSLSELVRAMHPYCLPNLTQLASLDAELQEQADDLTLPEGCVVLEIVGQAATAGDDLEIPVVVRQIPSGSQSVLLDGSVGTDPALQLLMPAMEPGTEDGVPKVAPCPDQELPLSSACLLEPRDIMESLAPKEPRNLPANASEGSQRVPRKGRKKKKKEQPTACLEGCTRRLRSSSRGQSTVATEVNSQAGNLQKQPQEELQRETAAPQSRGKPRAWARAWAAALEKTGSEDPEDQNAGQDSPAEEDVLELRPKLVETSQADPTLSLNDSARADSIPVNSVEGDSTAVDTAVPVDQASSCTELVGSLSGGPILSSPVLDDRTGVEPAVAIPTSNHLSPADAILANPGTADPAPNGLAPGDPVLVKCRPTDPRRAAAAATAAQGPRPSLEPSDHPKVITPEVKDAGGPLKVEGSTSATTQEARPRPLSLSEYRQRRRQRQIEAEDRNSQPPAGKWPSLPETPKGLADIPCLVPSAPTKKTAPQRSPIAVPETCSVSVGSNPVSPTPEPSASKLMVSTHSEQVSSHEMPLPVRLPPPTLQSMAPAGPTPSTVPTPLPFPPSLPPLLPLPASGPGVPSLPPPPLQPPGLPVSMRQMPPDPYTQYAPVPPWPCYPSVSPSGYSCLPPPPAMPIVSGTPGTYAVPPTCNVPWVPPPAPVSPYSSSSAYGSLGWGPGLQQPPFWSTVSPPPLSSASTGRAVPPPSVEPSNSSAGPPEDTLPVPVTPSLSSRPASPIAPPAEPTKLEAQPVPVSPQPKHKVSPVVQSPQIKVLPTLSAEGVAIGESESERLKPETQENRPREKPISTATKAVLLPKQSTVAKLPAVHPARLRRLSFLPTPRAQGSEDVVQAFISEIGIEASDLSSLLEQFEKSEAKKECPLPAPADSVAVGNSGSSCSSSGRSRRCSSSSSSSSSSSSSSSSRSRSPSVSPCRRSDRRRRSYRSNDHYQRQRVLQKERAIEERRVVFIGKIPGRMTRSELKQRFSVFGEIEECTIHFRVQGDNYGFVTYRYAEEAFAAIESGHKLRQADEQPFDLCFGGRRQFCKRSYSDLDSNREDFDPAPVKSKFDSLDFDTLLKQAQKNLRR; via the exons ATGGCGGCGCGCCGGGGACGGAGAGACCGAGTCGCGCCGCCTCCGACTGGGGGCCCGGGTCCTGACCCTGGCGGTGGAGTGCGCGGCGGCGGTTGGGCGAGTCGAAGTCAAGCGCCGCATGGGACCGTGGGCTCCGTGAGCCCGGCGGAGCAG GTCCATGAGGAAGGAGATGACTCTAGCTTTGTCAGTCTTTCTCGACTGGGCCCATCTCTAAGGGAGAAAGACCTGGAAATGGAGGAACTGATACTGCAGGATGAGACACTACTAGAGACCATGCAGAACTACATGGACGCCTCCCTTATATCCCTCATTGAGGATTTTGGAGAG AGCAGGCTATCTTTGGAGGACCAGAATGAGATGTCGCTGCTCACAGCTCTGACGGAGATCTTGGACAATGCAGATTCTGAGAACCTGTCCCCGTTTGATACCATTCCTGATTCAGAGCTGCTCGTGTCTCCTCGGGAGAGCTCCTCT cTGCACAAGCTGCTCAATCTCTCTCGGACACCTCCAGAACGTGACCGCATCCCCGCAATGGACCCTTTGGGGCCCAGCGCAGGAAGTAGTCGGGTGAGTGGG GTTGAGATGTCCCTTGCAGATTCTCCGTGGGACTTCTCTCCACCTCCTTTCTTGGAAACTTCTTCCCCTAAGCTGCCTAGCTGGAGATCCTCAAGACCAAGACCTCGATGGAGTCAGTCTCCTCCTCCCCAGCAGCGCAgtgatggagaggaggaggaagaggttgcCGGCTTCAGTGGTCAGATGCTTGATGGCGAACTTGACAACTCGGTGAATACCTTGGATTTCCCCATGCACCTGGCATGCCCTGAGGAAGAAGACAAGTCAGGGGCAGCAAATGTGGCAGTGTCAGCACCTGGTGACGAGAGCATCTCCTCCTTGAGTGAGCTGGTACGGGCCATGCACCCCTACTGCTTACCCAACCTCACCCAGTTGGCATCACTTGACGCTGAGCTTCAGGAGCAGGCTGATGATCTGACACTGCCTGAGGGttgtgtggtgctggagattgTGGGCCAGGCAGCCACAGCTGGTGATGACCTGGAGATCCCAGTGGTCGTGCGGCAGATTCCTTCAGGATCCCAGTCTGTGCTCCTAGATGGGTCTGTAGGGACTGATCCTGCCTTGCAGCTACTCATGCCCGCCATGGAGCCTGGAACAGAAGATGGTGTGCCTAAAGTCGCTCCTTGCCCTGATCAAGAATTACCACTGAGCTCTGCCTGCTTATTGGAGCCCAGGGACATCATGGAGTCATTGGCCCCCAAGGAGCCTCGGAACCTACCTGCCAATGCAAGTGAGGGTTCTCAGAGAGTTCCCAGAAAGggtaggaagaagaagaagaaggagcagCCAACAGCCTGTTTGGAAGGCTGTACCAGGAGGCTGAGGTCATCTTCTCGTGGACAGTCTACTGTGGCTACAGAGGTGAACTCTCAGGCAGGCAACTTACAGAAACAGCCTCAGGAAGAGCTTCAGAGAGAGACTGCGGCCCCTCAGAGCAGAGGGAAGCCACGGGCTTGGGCTCGGGCCTGGGCAGCTGCCTTGGAGAAAACTGGGTCTGAAGACCCAGAGGACCAGAATGCAGGACAGGATAGTCCTGCTGAGGAAGATGTTCTAGAACTCCGTCCTAAGCTGGTGGAGACTAGCCAAGCCGACCCCACGCTCTCACTAAACGACTCTGCTCGAGCTGACTCCATCCCAGTTAACTCTGTTGAAGGTGACTCCACTGCAGTGGACACTGCTGTACCTGTTGACCAGGCTTCATCTTGTACAGAGCTGGTTGGTTCTCTCTCAGGAGGCCCAATTCTGAGTAGCCCAGTCCTAGATGACAGGACAGGAGTTGAACCTGCAGTGGCTATTCCCACTTCAAATCACTTGTCTCCAGCTGATGCTATCCTAGCTAACCCAGGGACAGCTGACCCTGCTCCAAATGGCCTGGCTCCAGGAGATCCTGTGCTAGTTAAGTGCAGACCAACTGATCCTAGACGTGcagctgctgctgccactgctgctcaGGGGCCTCGTCCTTCCCTAGAGCCCTCAGACCATCCTAAGGTCATCACCCCTGAAGTCAAGGATGCTGGAGGTCCTCTGAAGGTGGAAGGTAGTACCAGTGCTACAACCCAGGAAGCCAGACCTCGGCCCCTCAGCCTATCTGAGTACCGTCAACGACGGCGGCAACGGCAAATAGAAGCAGAAGACAGGAATTCTCAGCCCCCAGCTGGAAAGTGGCCAAGTCTCCCAGAGACGCCCAAAGGGCTGGCAGATATCCCTTGTCTTGTTCCATCAGCCCCAACCAAGAAGACAGCCCCACAGAGAAGCCCTATAGCTGTACCAGAGACTTGTTCTGTATCTGTGGGTTCTAACCCTGTTTCCCCTACTCCTGAGCCATCTGCAAGCAAACTTATGGTTTCAACTCACTCTGAACAGGTGTCATCTCATGAGATGCCACTTCCAGTTAGACTTCCCCCTCCTACATTGCAGTCTATGGCTCCTGCTGGGCCCACCCCTTCTACAGTGCCCACGCCATTGCCTTTCCCTCCGAGCttacctcctctgcttcctcttcctgcaAGTGGTCCTGGTGTCCCCAGCCTGCCCCCACCTCCTTTGCAACCTCCTGGACTTCCAGTATCAATGAGACAAATGCCACCTGACCCCTATACTCAGTATGCCCCTGTGCCGCCCTGGCCTTGTTACCCCTCTGTATCTCCTTCTGGCTATTCTTGTCTGCCCCCACCACCAGCGATGCCCATAGTGTCGGGTACCCCTGGTACCTATGCTGTACCCCCAACTTGCAATGTGCCTTGGGTACCCCCTCCTGCACCAGTCTCACCTTATAGCTCCAGCTCTGCCTATGGGTCCCTTGGGTGGGGCCCAGGGTTGCAACAGCCTCCCTTTTGGTCTACTGTTTCTCCACCTCCATTGTCTTCAGCCTCTACTGGTAGAGCTGTTCCCCCACCCAGTGTGGAACCCAGTAACAGTTCAGCTGGTCCTCCGGAAGATACACTTCCTGTGCCAGTGACCCCTTCCCTGAGCTCTCGGCCAGCCAGCCCCATAGCTCCACCAGCAGAACCTACGAAGCTGGAGGCTCAGCCAGTGCCTGTCTCTCCCCAACCGAAACACAAAGTGTCCCCTGTGGTACAGAGTCCCCAGATCAAGGTTCTACCAACTCTGTCTGCTGAGGGCGTGGCTATTGGGGAATCTGAATCAGAGAGGCTAAAGCCGGAGACCCAGGAGAACAGACCAAGGGAGAAGCCTATCTCTACGGCTACGAAGGCTGTTCTGTTACCAAAGCAGAGCACTGTCGCAAAACTGCCTGCCGTCCATCCAGCCCGGCTAAGGAGGCTGTCCTTCCTGCCCACCCCACGTGCTCAGGGTTCTGAGGATGTGGTGCAGGCATTCATCAGTGAGATTG GGATTGAAGCATCAGACCTGTCCAGTCTGTTGGAGCAGTTTGAGAAATCAGAAG CCAAAAAGGAGTGTCCTCTCCCGGCTCCTGCTGACAGCGTGGCTGTAGGAAACTCAGG GTCCAGCTGCAGTTCCTCTGGACGGTCCAGAAgatgttcctcctcttcctcttcttcctcctcctcatcttcatcaTCCAGTTCCAGAAGCCGGTCTCCCTCTGTGTCCCCTTGCAGGAGAAGTGACCGGAGGCGGCG CTCTTACCGTTCAAATGACCATTACCAAAGGCAGAGAGTACTGCAGAAGGAGCGTGCAATA GAAGAGAGAAGGGTGGTCTTCATTGGGAAAATACCTGGCCGCATGACTCGGTCGGAGCTGAAGCAGAGGTTCTCTGTTTTTGGAGAGATTGAGGAGTGTACCATTCATTTTCGTGTCCAAGG TGACAACTATGGTTTCGTCACTTACCGGTATGCTGAAGAGGCATTTGCAGCCATTGAGAGTGGCCACAAGTTGCGGCAGGCAGACGAGCAGCCCTTTGATCTCTGCTTTGGGGGCCGAAGGCAGTTCTGCAAGAGGAGTTACTCTGATCTTG ACTCCAATCGGGAAGACTTTGATCCTGCTCCTGTCAAGAGCAAATTCGATTCTCTTGACTTTGATACTTTGTTGAAACAGGCCCAGAAGAACCTAAGGAGGTAA